A part of Desulfotomaculum nigrificans DSM 574 genomic DNA contains:
- a CDS encoding ATP-binding protein has product MAAGNDNLVNTAPPPVSITKVFHNGKTHLAAALGLAACQQGRRVKFYQAARWVEELVTAREEHRLLKLEKEWMRDKLVISGAGQLLLYHK; this is encoded by the coding sequence ATTGCCGCCGGTAATGACAATCTGGTAAACACTGCACCGCCACCAGTAAGTATCACAAAAGTTTTCCATAATGGGAAGACTCACTTAGCTGCCGCCCTGGGCCTTGCAGCCTGTCAACAAGGCCGTAGAGTCAAATTTTATCAAGCCGCTAGATGGGTGGAAGAACTGGTGACAGCCCGTGAAGAACACCGCCTTCTTAAGTTAGAAAAGGAGTGGATGCGAGACAAACTAGTAATATCAGGGGCCGGTCAACTTTTGCTCTATCACAAGTAG
- a CDS encoding ATP-binding protein: MKKVFHKGKTHVAIGLGIKACLEGYKVWFTTVPLLISRIKECRAEQTLRTFQNRFEKYDLVIADEIGYISFDKEGSKLLFTHLSLRAGRKSTIITTNLSFERWGEIFQDPVMTAAMIDRLTHQSYIVNMNGGSYRMKETKEWLQKQQLT, translated from the coding sequence ATGAAAAAAGTTTTCCATAAAGGTAAAACTCACGTTGCCATTGGACTTGGCATAAAGGCTTGTCTGGAAGGCTACAAAGTGTGGTTCACAACAGTTCCCCTACTAATTAGTAGGATCAAGGAGTGCCGGGCAGAACAGACATTGCGTACTTTCCAAAACCGATTTGAGAAATATGATCTGGTCATTGCTGACGAGATTGGCTACATTTCGTTCGACAAGGAAGGCTCCAAGCTGCTGTTCACCCATCTGTCGCTTCGGGCAGGTAGAAAATCTACAATTATCACTACAAACCTGTCTTTTGAGCGTTGGGGAGAAATCTTCCAAGACCCGGTTATGACCGCTGCTATGATTGATCGGTTAACTCATCAATCATATATTGTCAACATGAACGGTGGTTCCTACAGGATGAAGGAAACAAAGGAGTGGTTACAAAAGCAGCAATTGACTTAA
- a CDS encoding ATP-binding protein, with amino-acid sequence MVTTNLDFEKWPEVFGDVRMTEALVDRLTHRADIHLMNGESYR; translated from the coding sequence ATTGTTACAACCAACCTGGACTTTGAAAAGTGGCCAGAGGTGTTCGGGGATGTACGTATGACCGAGGCCTTGGTTGATCGTTTAACCCATAGAGCCGACATCCACTTAATGAATGGTGAAAGCTATCGTTGA
- a CDS encoding ATP-binding protein, translating into MVAASERGKVLKAVAMLNAKSSFEQVVRAVTEANVGTGKTHLATAIGVEACKKGLNVHNSLT; encoded by the coding sequence ATGGTTGCAGCAAGCGAGCGTGGCAAAGTATTAAAGGCGGTAGCCATGTTGAACGCTAAAAGCAGTTTTGAACAGGTCGTGAGGGCTGTAACGGAAGCCAATGTAGGTACCGGTAAAACCCATCTTGCCACTGCCATTGGGGTGGAAGCATGCAAAAAGGGTTTGAATGTACATAATTCCCTAACTTAG
- a CDS encoding IS256 family transposase, with amino-acid sequence MQNVKNRLAAELAKECKSMDDVHNMLKDLFKDTIQKILEAEMDTHLGYEKHDPAGDLSGNSRNGYSKKTVQTQMGRTEIKIPRDRNGEFEPQIIKKYETTANELEEQIIAMYAKGMSTRDIEDHMRDIYGIEVSAAMVSKVTDKILPMIAEWQARPLDRVYPVVFLDAIHFKVRKDNRIVNKAAYSVLAINMNGQKEILGIWIGEHESASFWLGVCNDLKNRGVEDILIACKDGLSGFSEAINAVFPRTRIQLCVIHQIRNSMKYVSYKEQKAVMTDLKKVYQALTLEEAEFAFEEFKEKWGKKHPIIIKSWENNWLELTAYFEYPYEIRKMIYTTNIIEGYHRQLRKVTKTKTAYPTDDALRKIIYLATESISKKWTMPIREWRNCISQLAIYFGDRVQPGIA; translated from the coding sequence ATGCAAAACGTAAAGAACAGATTGGCAGCAGAATTAGCTAAGGAATGCAAAAGCATGGATGATGTCCATAACATGCTAAAGGATCTTTTTAAGGACACCATTCAAAAAATTCTCGAGGCGGAAATGGATACTCACCTGGGCTATGAAAAACATGACCCTGCCGGGGATCTTTCTGGCAACAGTAGGAACGGATACAGTAAAAAGACTGTTCAAACCCAAATGGGCAGAACAGAAATTAAGATTCCCCGTGATCGTAATGGCGAGTTTGAGCCACAGATCATCAAGAAATACGAAACTACAGCCAATGAACTTGAAGAACAAATTATTGCCATGTACGCTAAGGGCATGTCCACCAGGGACATAGAAGACCATATGCGGGATATTTACGGCATTGAAGTCTCTGCAGCTATGGTCAGCAAGGTAACTGATAAAATCCTACCTATGATTGCAGAATGGCAAGCCAGACCGTTGGATCGGGTTTACCCCGTAGTCTTCCTTGATGCTATTCACTTCAAGGTGCGTAAGGATAACCGCATTGTCAATAAAGCAGCCTATAGTGTACTGGCCATTAACATGAACGGCCAAAAAGAGATACTAGGCATCTGGATTGGCGAGCATGAAAGCGCCAGTTTTTGGCTCGGTGTCTGCAATGACCTTAAAAACAGGGGTGTTGAAGACATCTTAATTGCCTGCAAAGACGGTCTCTCCGGTTTCAGTGAAGCCATTAACGCTGTTTTCCCCAGGACAAGGATACAATTATGTGTTATTCACCAAATTCGTAACTCTATGAAATATGTATCCTACAAAGAGCAGAAGGCAGTAATGACTGACCTTAAGAAGGTTTACCAGGCTTTGACCCTTGAAGAGGCTGAATTTGCCTTTGAGGAATTTAAAGAGAAGTGGGGCAAGAAACACCCTATCATAATCAAGTCTTGGGAAAACAACTGGCTGGAACTAACGGCTTATTTTGAATATCCTTATGAGATCAGGAAGATGATCTACACGACCAACATTATCGAAGGTTACCATCGGCAGTTAAGGAAAGTGACCAAAACAAAAACTGCTTACCCAACTGACGATGCTTTAAGAAAGATTATTTACTTGGCAACAGAATCAATCTCAAAGAAGTGGACTATGCCAATCCGGGAATGGAGGAATTGTATCTCCCAACTTGCAATATACTTTGGGGATAGAGTTCAGCCAGGGATTGCCTAA
- a CDS encoding ATP-binding protein: MPLWKTFHNGKTHLSIALGLAGCYRGYSVRFFTAAGLVTKLTEARDDKRLGRLTRKLAKANLLIVDELSCVSFPRHGAELLFQVISERSERGSVIINTNLDFSKWDEIFSDHMLAAALVDRITFKSHILNMNGDSYRLKHR, translated from the coding sequence TTGCCGTTATGGAAAACTTTTCATAACGGCAAAACGCACCTTAGTATTGCCCTAGGCCTTGCGGGCTGTTACCGGGGTTACTCGGTCCGGTTCTTTACCGCTGCCGGCTTGGTAACCAAACTGACCGAGGCCCGAGACGATAAAAGGCTGGGCCGGTTAACCAGGAAACTTGCCAAAGCCAACTTGTTGATTGTTGATGAATTATCTTGCGTTTCTTTTCCGCGCCATGGCGCAGAACTGTTATTTCAGGTCATCTCGGAAAGGAGTGAGCGCGGTAGCGTAATAATTAACACAAACCTTGATTTTTCTAAATGGGATGAGATATTCAGCGACCACATGCTGGCGGCCGCTCTGGTGGATAGAATTACTTTCAAATCTCATATCCTCAACATGAACGGCGATTCGTATCGCCTAAAACATCGATAG
- a CDS encoding alkaline phosphatase, with amino-acid sequence MKGVISLKRIFKTGVALALSLSLLSSQLIWAGVNTAEAAGKKVKNVIMMIPDGMSVDGTTLARWYNGGQPLAMDEMACGLVRTYSSDAAIADSAPAGSAFATGYKSHTGYVATLPEVANMPGLRPITEEDKNRPVATILEAAKLAGKATGVISTSETMHATPADFTAHSTSRKAYDDLSEQQVYNNVDVVLGAGWKFMDGNNRKDKTDLISVIKNKGYDYVTTPAALQASKSNKIWGLFAPEALAYEMDRDPAKEPSLAEMTGKAINVLSQDKDGFFLMVEGSKVDWAAHANDPVGVISDILAFDKAVKVALDFAKKDKNTVVIAVTDHGNGGLTIGDAGTTKTYDEEPLATFINPLKKAKLTGEGIESKLNADRSNIKEVMATYFGITDLTEAEIAAIKAAKPGSMNYAVGPIISKRAHIGWTTGGHTGEDVVLYVYAPNGVERLTGVVENTDIAKYMEEVLGLSLTDATKKLFVDANAAFKAKGASVELKDFGNNNMVLVVKKGATTLELPINTNIARMGDKKVELSGVIVHNGGRTFVPQDAVSLIN; translated from the coding sequence ATGAAAGGGGTAATCTCATTGAAACGTATATTTAAGACAGGTGTAGCTCTGGCCCTGAGCTTAAGTTTACTTTCAAGCCAGTTAATCTGGGCGGGAGTAAATACGGCAGAGGCCGCGGGGAAAAAAGTAAAAAACGTAATTATGATGATTCCCGACGGCATGAGTGTTGATGGTACAACCCTTGCCAGGTGGTATAACGGTGGCCAACCCCTGGCAATGGATGAAATGGCTTGCGGTTTAGTAAGAACATACTCATCTGATGCTGCCATTGCTGATTCTGCACCTGCCGGTTCAGCATTTGCCACCGGTTATAAATCTCATACCGGTTATGTGGCAACCCTGCCTGAAGTAGCAAATATGCCTGGTTTAAGACCGATTACTGAAGAAGATAAAAATAGGCCTGTAGCAACCATACTGGAAGCAGCCAAGTTAGCCGGCAAAGCAACCGGTGTTATTTCAACTTCTGAAACTATGCATGCCACTCCTGCTGATTTCACTGCTCACTCCACTAGTAGAAAGGCCTATGATGATTTGAGTGAACAACAAGTTTATAATAATGTAGATGTAGTCTTAGGGGCCGGTTGGAAATTCATGGATGGTAATAATAGAAAAGATAAGACAGATTTAATTTCTGTTATTAAGAACAAAGGGTACGATTACGTCACCACACCTGCAGCATTACAAGCATCCAAGTCTAATAAGATATGGGGACTGTTTGCCCCAGAGGCATTAGCCTATGAAATGGACCGGGACCCTGCTAAAGAACCCAGCCTGGCAGAAATGACCGGTAAGGCAATTAATGTTTTATCACAGGATAAAGATGGTTTCTTCCTAATGGTAGAAGGAAGTAAGGTTGACTGGGCAGCCCATGCTAACGATCCCGTTGGAGTAATAAGCGATATCCTGGCCTTTGATAAAGCTGTAAAAGTAGCCCTCGATTTTGCTAAAAAAGATAAAAATACTGTTGTTATTGCTGTAACAGACCACGGAAACGGTGGCTTAACTATTGGTGATGCCGGTACAACAAAGACATATGACGAAGAACCCCTTGCCACTTTTATTAATCCTTTAAAGAAAGCTAAGTTAACCGGTGAAGGTATCGAGTCAAAACTAAATGCAGACAGAAGTAATATTAAGGAAGTTATGGCCACATATTTTGGTATTACTGACCTGACCGAAGCAGAAATAGCTGCCATTAAGGCAGCTAAACCCGGCAGCATGAATTATGCTGTAGGGCCTATCATTAGTAAGCGTGCTCATATTGGTTGGACCACCGGCGGTCACACCGGTGAAGATGTGGTGCTGTATGTGTATGCGCCAAATGGTGTTGAGCGGTTGACGGGAGTTGTTGAAAATACAGATATTGCCAAATACATGGAAGAAGTTTTAGGTTTAAGCTTAACAGATGCAACCAAGAAGCTTTTTGTAGATGCTAATGCAGCTTTTAAAGCAAAAGGTGCTAGCGTTGAATTAAAAGATTTTGGTAATAATAATATGGTACTGGTAGTTAAGAAGGGAGCAACTACTTTAGAATTACCCATTAATACTAACATTGCAAGAATGGGAGATAAAAAGGTTGAATTAAGTGGTGTAATAGTGCACAACGGCGGAAGAACCTTTGTACCGCAAGATGCAGTTAGCTTAATTAACTAA
- a CDS encoding metallophosphoesterase family protein gives MGFSSVSKPKTNQVTSQQLTTSPKNNETSTTVKFGNNNTKSLNQDTFIFDVFGDSKILPGKENWRGNMVLKKAIAQINRDNPALVFYLGDGVDKGGPQSNLVEFRNYLSNLRTAWYPVIGNHELVRGGDPTGQDKNGEINFQKVFADKLLLAGRSYYSFDHNGSHFIVLDTAWQGSTGSNGNKLAPGSAQWNWLVQDLTRAHSRCNHIFIFGHEPPVSPFRAGGPDTISNLPIGYGSSWQNPRAAMEFIKLVEKYHVDAVFSGHIHLYNRLNINGIPYFITAGAGANLYAPPGQGGYYHYLRCYIKGDSVSYEVVKLEQ, from the coding sequence TTGGGCTTTTCATCAGTCAGTAAACCTAAAACCAATCAAGTTACTTCTCAGCAATTAACAACCTCACCAAAGAATAATGAAACCTCAACTACGGTTAAATTTGGTAATAACAATACAAAAAGCCTTAATCAGGACACTTTTATCTTTGATGTATTTGGTGACTCTAAAATACTACCTGGAAAAGAGAACTGGCGGGGTAATATGGTTTTAAAAAAAGCTATTGCCCAGATCAACCGAGATAATCCTGCATTGGTTTTTTACTTAGGTGATGGGGTTGATAAGGGTGGTCCGCAGAGTAACCTTGTTGAGTTTAGGAACTATCTTAGTAACTTACGAACAGCCTGGTACCCGGTAATAGGAAATCATGAATTAGTACGGGGAGGTGATCCAACCGGTCAAGATAAAAACGGGGAAATCAATTTTCAGAAGGTATTTGCAGATAAGCTCCTCCTTGCAGGACGCAGTTATTATTCGTTTGACCACAATGGATCACATTTTATTGTACTTGACACAGCCTGGCAAGGTAGTACCGGATCAAATGGGAATAAATTGGCCCCAGGCAGTGCACAATGGAATTGGCTGGTGCAGGACCTAACCAGAGCTCATAGTCGATGTAACCACATATTTATTTTTGGACATGAACCACCCGTATCTCCTTTTCGGGCCGGCGGGCCTGATACCATATCAAATTTACCAATTGGTTATGGCTCCAGTTGGCAAAATCCAAGGGCAGCTATGGAATTTATAAAGTTAGTAGAAAAATATCATGTGGATGCGGTTTTTTCGGGACATATCCATTTGTATAATCGGTTAAATATAAACGGAATCCCTTATTTTATCACCGCAGGAGCCGGGGCAAATTTATATGCCCCGCCGGGGCAGGGGGGGTATTACCATTACCTGCGCTGTTATATAAAAGGCGATTCCGTAAGCTATGAGGTAGTAAAATTGGAACAATAG
- a CDS encoding DUF4236 domain-containing protein — protein sequence MGFGFRKSINLGGGFRLNFSKKGIGLSAGVKGFRASIGPSGVRMRTSIPGTGIYYEERLGGRVKKTTTKTSPPNYVPAVTQPQQIKLGLLQKFTTPAEEIAFVDGINLLLKGEKESALPKFREAIDKNNAFADAHFCIAMVTSDDDEQLRAIRSTLENKTEYGKYFKKYGISIGSHISITDELKTQITNDDLGLFILAAELYQEFDLINEAIELLERCPFINEPVVMLSLGELYFDAGRYEDSIKTLQKLENNDAVGTTALLYQGLAFREIQQYEASVEVLKTALKRKKGRSQEILLEIRYQLALTYEANGDIKKAKKEYEKIIVEDIDFKDVKEKLKMR from the coding sequence ATGGGATTTGGATTCAGAAAAAGTATTAATCTTGGAGGTGGTTTTAGACTTAACTTTAGCAAAAAGGGAATTGGTCTAAGCGCAGGAGTAAAAGGCTTTCGTGCTAGTATAGGGCCCAGCGGTGTGCGAATGCGGACCAGCATTCCTGGGACCGGCATCTACTACGAGGAACGCTTGGGCGGTAGGGTTAAGAAAACTACTACAAAGACGTCCCCTCCCAACTATGTTCCCGCTGTTACCCAACCCCAACAAATTAAGTTAGGGCTGCTTCAAAAATTTACGACTCCTGCAGAAGAAATTGCCTTCGTTGACGGAATAAACTTACTGTTAAAAGGAGAAAAAGAGTCGGCATTACCAAAATTCCGTGAAGCAATCGATAAGAACAACGCTTTTGCTGACGCCCATTTCTGCATTGCTATGGTAACATCCGATGATGACGAACAACTAAGGGCCATCCGCTCTACATTAGAAAATAAGACTGAATACGGTAAATATTTTAAAAAGTATGGTATATCTATCGGATCCCATATTTCTATAACTGATGAACTAAAAACACAGATTACCAATGATGATCTTGGACTTTTTATCTTAGCAGCGGAATTATACCAGGAATTTGACCTAATTAATGAAGCTATAGAACTTTTAGAAAGATGCCCCTTTATTAACGAACCAGTTGTTATGCTTTCTCTAGGAGAACTCTATTTTGATGCCGGCCGATATGAGGATTCAATCAAAACACTTCAGAAACTAGAGAATAACGATGCAGTTGGTACAACTGCCCTTTTGTATCAGGGACTGGCGTTTCGGGAGATTCAACAATACGAAGCTTCAGTAGAAGTTCTTAAGACTGCATTAAAACGTAAAAAGGGGCGAAGCCAAGAAATCCTACTAGAAATACGTTATCAATTAGCCTTAACCTATGAGGCAAACGGAGATATTAAAAAGGCCAAGAAAGAATATGAGAAGATAATTGTAGAAGATATTGATTTTAAAGACGTTAAAGAAAAATTAAAAATGAGGTAA
- a CDS encoding efflux RND transporter permease subunit: MHITELSVKRPKMMTMVILVFVILGLYTYRHIGVELYPAINTPFVSISVSYPGAGAEEIETQVVKPIEDAVSSISQLKTITSTSSAGLANINLEFELTADANQAAIDVQKKLDALRQRLPDGADDPVVIKRDMNASPVMMLALSGDASQVELYDLANDVIKERLQRVAGVSEVNIFGGQQREIKIDIDRSKLEGYGLSINQVVNQLRAENLNDPSGRMDRPEAEYNVRVLGEFRSVQEIEDIQIPTASGYSVPLKDIATVTDGYKEVRVYSRVNGQNAVGIQIYKQSDASMVAVGNAVKQELASIQRQLPAGMNLKISRDNSDFVQRSVNGTRSNILEGIITTSFVLFIFLRQWRSSFIVLLAIPTSLMATVMMMYFCGFTFNMMSLMGLALCIGILVDDSIVVLENIHRHIRMGKTPWQAAIEGRSEIGMAAVAITLSDVVVFTPLAFMNGMIGQFFRQFGLTIVFATLFSLFVSFTLTPMLASRLYKEGEEGGAAKPTSRSIFNLLWQYTIPLGQKVKNKYMVMLHWSLNHRKKVLGFSALAFFFSLSLIPLKLVGTEFMPRSDEGGLTVSVELPVGTPLEKTNEAIRRLEQYIGQVPDVQYFNTMVGGGGGRGSSSGANTGQIEVQLRSKDQRQKPTSEIADEIRKFGMTIKDAKVFVSESDSRGGGGGSAVRILVAGKDPEKTNELANQVRDIVAKVNGTTDARTDWSLGQPEVQIKVDHSRAAYYGVSVQDVANTARAAINGESAGVFRDGDKEVDITVKMADSDTQDINNLENLLVTSNGKSVTLGQVATLEYGSGPKSIRREDKQRIITVTAGVKDRPLGNVMDDIRKELAKIKLPAGYSIEFSGQDQSMRESFSELASALVLSVILVYMVLVMLYESFSTPLIRMLSLPLGIVGALTALALTKNNINVFTLIGIIMLDGLVAKNGTLLIDYTHTLMGRGRTLKEALIEACNTRLKPILMTTITMVAGMLPTALSITEGAENRSGMAWVLIGGLLTSTIFTLFVIPVVYTIFNDYKTKWHKRRNRKKVAMQPTLDINI, from the coding sequence ATGCACATAACAGAACTATCTGTTAAGCGGCCCAAGATGATGACAATGGTTATTCTTGTCTTTGTGATATTGGGCTTATATACCTATCGGCATATTGGGGTGGAACTTTATCCCGCCATTAATACGCCCTTTGTTTCCATCTCAGTATCCTACCCGGGGGCGGGGGCGGAAGAGATTGAAACCCAGGTCGTAAAGCCTATAGAGGATGCTGTTTCCTCCATAAGTCAACTGAAGACCATTACCTCAACCTCATCCGCCGGGTTAGCTAATATTAACCTAGAATTTGAATTAACTGCCGATGCTAACCAAGCGGCTATAGATGTACAGAAAAAGCTGGACGCGCTGCGGCAGCGTCTGCCCGACGGAGCGGATGACCCGGTTGTAATCAAACGGGACATGAATGCTTCACCGGTAATGATGTTGGCTTTAAGTGGTGATGCTTCCCAGGTGGAGCTTTATGACCTGGCCAATGATGTCATCAAAGAGCGCTTACAAAGGGTGGCCGGGGTATCGGAGGTCAACATTTTTGGCGGACAGCAGCGGGAAATAAAGATCGATATAGATAGGAGTAAGCTGGAAGGCTATGGCCTTTCAATTAACCAGGTAGTAAACCAGTTAAGGGCGGAAAACCTGAACGATCCCAGTGGAAGGATGGATCGACCGGAAGCGGAGTACAATGTGCGTGTTCTGGGGGAATTCCGCAGTGTGCAAGAAATTGAAGATATTCAAATACCCACTGCCAGCGGGTATTCAGTTCCCCTTAAGGACATTGCTACCGTCACCGACGGCTATAAAGAGGTGCGAGTTTACAGCAGAGTAAACGGTCAAAACGCTGTTGGTATCCAGATTTACAAACAAAGTGATGCCAGTATGGTGGCAGTGGGCAATGCCGTTAAACAAGAATTGGCATCTATTCAACGGCAGCTGCCGGCGGGCATGAATTTAAAAATTTCACGGGATAACTCCGACTTTGTGCAAAGATCCGTTAACGGCACCCGGAGCAATATCCTTGAAGGTATTATAACCACTAGTTTTGTTTTATTTATTTTCTTAAGACAATGGCGATCTTCCTTTATTGTACTGTTGGCCATTCCCACTTCTTTAATGGCTACAGTTATGATGATGTATTTCTGCGGTTTCACCTTTAACATGATGTCCTTAATGGGGTTGGCCCTCTGTATCGGTATCTTGGTGGATGACTCCATCGTAGTCTTGGAGAATATACATCGGCATATAAGAATGGGCAAAACTCCCTGGCAGGCAGCCATTGAAGGACGTAGTGAAATTGGTATGGCAGCCGTTGCTATTACTTTGTCAGACGTGGTGGTATTTACTCCCCTGGCCTTTATGAACGGCATGATAGGGCAATTTTTCCGCCAGTTTGGTTTAACCATCGTATTTGCAACCCTGTTTTCTCTGTTTGTTTCCTTTACTCTAACCCCCATGCTGGCATCCCGCTTGTATAAAGAGGGTGAGGAAGGAGGGGCGGCAAAGCCAACCAGCAGATCCATCTTTAACCTACTTTGGCAATACACCATTCCTCTGGGGCAGAAGGTTAAAAACAAGTACATGGTTATGCTGCACTGGTCCCTTAACCATAGAAAAAAGGTGTTGGGATTTTCTGCCTTGGCATTTTTCTTTAGTCTTTCTCTTATTCCATTGAAATTAGTGGGAACTGAGTTTATGCCCAGATCAGATGAGGGTGGACTAACGGTGTCGGTGGAACTGCCGGTGGGCACTCCCCTAGAGAAAACAAATGAGGCCATTCGTCGATTAGAACAATATATCGGTCAAGTGCCGGATGTTCAGTATTTTAATACTATGGTTGGCGGTGGTGGTGGCAGGGGTTCCTCCAGCGGAGCTAATACCGGGCAGATTGAAGTACAATTACGCTCAAAGGATCAACGGCAAAAACCTACCTCTGAGATAGCAGATGAAATACGCAAGTTCGGTATGACCATTAAGGATGCCAAGGTCTTTGTATCAGAGTCCGATTCAAGAGGTGGCGGAGGTGGTTCAGCCGTCCGCATTTTGGTAGCTGGTAAGGACCCGGAAAAAACTAACGAATTAGCCAACCAGGTTAGGGATATAGTAGCAAAGGTGAACGGCACCACCGATGCCAGAACTGACTGGAGCCTGGGACAGCCGGAAGTTCAGATTAAGGTGGATCACAGTAGGGCTGCCTATTATGGGGTTTCTGTACAGGATGTGGCTAATACCGCCCGGGCGGCCATTAACGGCGAAAGTGCCGGGGTATTCCGTGATGGAGATAAAGAAGTGGATATAACTGTCAAGATGGCGGACTCTGACACCCAGGATATCAATAACCTGGAAAACCTACTGGTGACTAGCAATGGTAAATCTGTAACACTGGGGCAGGTAGCAACCCTGGAGTATGGTAGCGGACCTAAAAGTATACGACGGGAGGACAAACAAAGGATCATCACAGTAACTGCCGGTGTAAAAGATCGTCCTCTGGGTAATGTTATGGATGATATAAGAAAGGAACTGGCCAAGATAAAGTTGCCTGCTGGTTATTCTATTGAATTCAGCGGTCAGGACCAGAGTATGAGGGAAAGTTTCTCAGAATTGGCCTCTGCTTTAGTCCTTTCGGTGATTCTGGTGTACATGGTATTGGTTATGCTATACGAGTCCTTCAGCACACCCCTTATTAGAATGCTTTCTCTACCCCTGGGTATTGTGGGGGCCTTAACGGCTCTGGCTCTAACGAAAAATAATATCAACGTATTCACCCTGATCGGGATTATCATGCTGGATGGTTTGGTGGCTAAAAATGGTACCCTGCTGATAGATTACACCCATACATTAATGGGGCGGGGCAGAACCCTTAAAGAGGCACTAATCGAAGCTTGCAATACAAGGTTAAAGCCCATTTTAATGACAACCATTACGATGGTAGCAGGTATGCTGCCTACAGCGCTGTCCATAACAGAAGGTGCAGAAAACCGCAGTGGCATGGCCTGGGTATTAATTGGAGGTCTCCTAACATCAACTATCTTTACTTTGTTTGTGATACCAGTGGTATATACCATCTTTAACGATTATAAAACAAAATGGCACAAGAGAAGAAACCGTAAAAAGGTTGCTATGCAACCTACCCTTGACATAAATATTTAG